From one Luteolibacter sp. SL250 genomic stretch:
- a CDS encoding HEAT repeat domain-containing protein, whose product MMKRLPLLLTPFLFPPSLPAAEHGGTQVLENFDNDGFNGWKVDGTAFGKGPISGKTPEMTAPFRGYAGGYFVCSAHGGDDAVGTLTSPEMTVEKPYIAFLIGGGAHPGTAAVQLLHEGKVVREATGRTSLEMRPVVWDVRELAGKKVTIRLVDAAKGSWGIIAADHFMATDEAEPSFPPGGNQDGGDSLVAHPSMPGVVLPRGVEVAVIADWKDQGTVSPAALSVDERNDIHLAETHRFRFGVEDDLDHPYWVVDDTRSQSTADRRRMYGKWAGKMPLAKLTAKSELVRKLSDKDGNGHYETSSTFSGGYDDALDGTGSGVFSLDGTTYFACIPKIWALRDGDGDGVAESKEALFDGFGVRVSISGHDLNGFALGPDGRIYGTCGDRGMSVTTREGRKFHHPGEGVAFRFEPDGSGFEVFHTGLRNPKEIAFDRLGNPFTVDNNCGLGDASRVVYLMEGGDSGWRMEHQMLMSFHRELGMEKRPPIQWTAEGLWKMAHAGQPAFVLPAAAYLTSGPSGLTYHPGTGFLETEADHFHVCDYRGGGTNSGVFSFRMKPSGAGMEMTQSRRLIWGVGATDVEYSYDGRLLISDFMNGWTSHEKGRVLALSAAGGAWRAGEAEEAARLVREGFSKMPSAEVAGWLGHADMRVRLRAQMALARRPEGLRLLAESAASGDAGRRIHGLWGLGIIARRGISGAAADVRAEAVARLLPFLSHTDDETRVQALRSLANAGAPGGGIPFRTLLADPSVRVRAEAATTLGRTGGVDATADMGMVVGLLKENAGKDAWLRHAGITALEGLARKGADLSVAAADASPEVRLAAVVAMRRTGNAGIAKMVDDASPAVAEEAVRAICDTDMMEHRPVVAALLDGPAASPRAPFMMRRLLHNAFRLGDAANLKRVLAVAGNAAMPAEVRAEAMRLVSVWMEPRTNDQLTGHYRARPVPQREEIISTLDAALPGMLRQDGLMLAAALGYMESYKLDPAALDEADLRRITKDAALPAQARAKALDLLAGRTPGDMVDFLSALAGDAAEEVSTAAVGHLTRLSPEAAVALLEKTVEGTDAHRMQRAWFMLAGLPGGRVDGLFVRHLKALAASRGESPAGIELLEAAGKRTAVPVREALAAYHATIASSTDPLAKWNISLEGGDAVNGQVLFSSHPAGQCVRCHRTSYEKQGGDTATAGPNLADAGKQHDRRYLLESIVRPSARIAPGYGAISVTLRNGSTLGGFLEGDGPDHLDIAADGKVWRVAKADLAEVPSPVSTMPPMEHILKPTEVRDLVAWLDTLETEDPSPTPKPAPQPYVPGAAAGKKTD is encoded by the coding sequence ATGATGAAACGCCTGCCCCTGTTGCTGACTCCTTTCCTGTTCCCCCCTTCCCTGCCAGCGGCGGAGCATGGAGGAACGCAGGTGCTGGAGAACTTCGACAACGACGGCTTCAACGGCTGGAAGGTGGACGGCACGGCGTTCGGCAAGGGGCCGATCTCCGGGAAGACGCCGGAGATGACGGCGCCGTTCCGCGGGTATGCGGGCGGCTACTTCGTCTGTTCCGCCCATGGCGGGGATGATGCGGTGGGCACGCTGACCTCACCGGAGATGACGGTGGAGAAGCCCTACATCGCGTTCCTGATCGGCGGTGGAGCCCATCCGGGGACGGCGGCGGTGCAGCTCCTCCATGAGGGTAAGGTGGTTCGTGAGGCGACGGGCCGGACGAGCCTGGAGATGCGGCCGGTGGTGTGGGATGTGCGAGAGCTGGCGGGAAAAAAAGTGACCATCCGCCTGGTGGATGCGGCGAAGGGATCCTGGGGCATCATCGCGGCGGATCATTTCATGGCGACGGATGAGGCGGAGCCGTCCTTCCCGCCGGGCGGAAATCAGGATGGCGGAGACAGCCTGGTGGCGCACCCGTCGATGCCGGGGGTGGTGCTGCCGCGCGGCGTGGAGGTGGCGGTCATCGCGGACTGGAAGGACCAGGGGACGGTCTCCCCGGCGGCGCTGTCGGTGGATGAGCGGAATGACATCCACCTGGCGGAGACGCACCGCTTCCGCTTCGGCGTGGAGGATGACCTGGACCATCCCTACTGGGTGGTGGATGACACGCGGAGCCAGAGCACGGCGGACCGCCGGAGGATGTATGGGAAGTGGGCGGGGAAGATGCCGCTGGCGAAGCTGACGGCGAAGTCCGAGCTGGTGAGGAAACTTTCCGACAAGGACGGGAACGGTCACTACGAGACATCCAGTACTTTTTCCGGCGGCTACGATGACGCGCTGGACGGGACGGGGTCCGGCGTGTTCTCGCTGGATGGGACGACGTATTTCGCCTGCATCCCGAAGATCTGGGCGCTGCGTGACGGGGATGGGGACGGGGTGGCGGAGTCGAAGGAGGCGCTTTTCGACGGTTTCGGCGTGCGGGTTTCGATTTCCGGGCATGACCTGAACGGCTTCGCGCTGGGGCCGGACGGGCGGATCTACGGGACGTGCGGGGACCGGGGGATGAGCGTGACGACGCGGGAGGGGCGGAAGTTCCACCACCCGGGTGAAGGGGTGGCGTTCCGGTTCGAGCCGGACGGATCCGGCTTCGAGGTGTTCCACACGGGGCTGCGCAACCCGAAGGAGATCGCCTTCGACCGGCTGGGGAATCCGTTCACGGTGGACAACAACTGCGGCCTGGGGGACGCGTCACGGGTGGTGTACCTGATGGAGGGCGGTGACTCCGGCTGGCGGATGGAGCACCAGATGCTGATGAGCTTCCACCGGGAGCTGGGGATGGAGAAGCGGCCGCCCATCCAGTGGACGGCGGAGGGCCTGTGGAAGATGGCCCACGCGGGGCAGCCTGCGTTCGTGCTGCCGGCGGCGGCCTACCTGACGTCCGGTCCGTCCGGGCTGACCTACCACCCGGGGACGGGATTCCTGGAGACGGAGGCGGACCATTTCCACGTGTGCGACTACCGGGGCGGCGGGACGAACTCCGGGGTGTTTTCCTTCCGGATGAAGCCGTCGGGCGCGGGGATGGAGATGACGCAAAGCCGCCGCCTGATCTGGGGCGTGGGGGCGACGGATGTGGAGTATTCCTACGACGGGCGGCTGTTGATTTCCGACTTCATGAACGGCTGGACGTCCCATGAAAAGGGCCGCGTGCTGGCGCTGTCCGCGGCGGGCGGCGCGTGGCGCGCGGGTGAGGCGGAGGAGGCGGCCCGTCTGGTGAGGGAGGGATTTTCGAAGATGCCGTCCGCGGAGGTGGCGGGCTGGCTGGGGCATGCGGACATGCGGGTGCGGCTGCGCGCGCAGATGGCGCTGGCACGCCGGCCGGAAGGGCTGCGGCTCCTGGCGGAAAGCGCGGCGTCCGGTGATGCGGGGCGGCGCATCCATGGACTGTGGGGGCTGGGGATCATCGCGCGGCGCGGCATTTCCGGCGCGGCGGCGGACGTACGCGCGGAGGCGGTGGCGCGGCTGCTGCCCTTCCTGTCCCATACGGATGATGAGACACGGGTGCAGGCGCTGCGGTCACTGGCAAATGCGGGCGCACCGGGCGGCGGCATCCCTTTCCGCACGTTGCTGGCGGACCCTTCCGTGCGGGTGCGGGCGGAGGCGGCGACCACGCTGGGACGCACGGGCGGCGTGGATGCCACGGCGGACATGGGGATGGTGGTGGGGCTGCTGAAGGAGAACGCGGGGAAGGACGCGTGGCTGCGGCACGCGGGGATCACCGCACTGGAGGGGCTGGCGCGGAAAGGCGCGGACCTGTCCGTGGCGGCGGCGGATGCCTCACCGGAGGTGCGGCTGGCGGCGGTGGTGGCGATGCGGAGGACCGGAAACGCGGGGATCGCGAAGATGGTGGACGATGCGTCCCCTGCCGTGGCGGAGGAAGCGGTCCGCGCGATCTGTGACACGGACATGATGGAACACCGCCCGGTGGTGGCCGCGCTGCTGGACGGCCCGGCGGCATCCCCGCGCGCGCCTTTCATGATGCGCAGGCTGCTCCACAACGCGTTCCGCCTGGGGGACGCCGCCAACCTGAAGCGCGTGCTGGCGGTGGCGGGAAATGCAGCGATGCCCGCGGAGGTCCGCGCGGAGGCCATGCGCCTGGTGTCCGTCTGGATGGAGCCGCGGACGAATGACCAGCTCACCGGCCACTACCGTGCGCGCCCGGTGCCCCAGCGGGAGGAGATCATCTCCACGCTGGATGCAGCGCTGCCCGGGATGCTGCGGCAGGACGGACTGATGCTGGCCGCGGCGCTGGGCTACATGGAGAGCTACAAGCTGGATCCGGCGGCGCTGGATGAGGCGGACCTGCGCCGCATCACGAAGGACGCGGCGCTGCCCGCCCAGGCACGGGCAAAGGCGCTGGACCTGCTGGCGGGACGCACGCCGGGGGACATGGTGGACTTTCTCTCCGCACTGGCGGGGGACGCGGCCGAGGAGGTGTCCACCGCAGCGGTGGGCCATCTGACGCGCCTGTCGCCGGAGGCGGCGGTAGCGCTGCTGGAGAAGACGGTGGAGGGAACGGACGCCCACCGGATGCAGCGCGCGTGGTTCATGCTGGCGGGGCTGCCCGGCGGGCGGGTGGACGGGCTTTTCGTGAGGCACCTGAAGGCGCTGGCGGCATCCCGGGGAGAATCCCCGGCCGGGATCGAGCTGCTGGAGGCGGCGGGAAAACGCACGGCGGTCCCGGTGCGAGAGGCGTTGGCGGCCTACCACGCCACCATCGCCTCAAGCACGGACCCGCTGGCGAAGTGGAACATCTCCCTGGAAGGCGGGGATGCGGTGAACGGACAGGTGCTTTTCTCCAGCCACCCGGCGGGCCAGTGCGTGCGCTGCCACCGCACCTCCTATGAAAAGCAGGGCGGCGACACCGCCACGGCTGGACCGAACTTGGCGGATGCCGGAAAGCAACACGACCGCCGCTACCTGCTGGAGTCCATCGTCCGGCCCAGCGCACGGATCGCCCCCGGGTACGGAGCGATTTCCGTGACGCTGAGGAATGGAAGCACGTTGGGAGGATTTCTGGAAGGCGACGGGCCTGACCATCTGGACATCGCGGCGGACGGAAAGGTCTGGCGCGTGGCGAAGGCGGATCTGGCGGAGGTGCCCTCCCCTGTCTCCACCATGCCGCCGATGGAACACATCCTGAAGCCGACGGAGGTCAGGGATCTGGTGGCGTGGCTGGACACGTTGGAAACGGAGGACCCAAGCCCTACCCCGAAGCCCGCCCCGCAGCCCTATGTCCCCGGTGCCGCCGCGGGAAAGAAAACGGACTGA
- a CDS encoding FAD-dependent oxidoreductase: MHLKRRHFLKSTAAAALPLFTWAPWLAAQQKETASEWHADVVIIGGGMGGCAAALAACEAGLRVIMTEPTDWIGGQLTSQCVPPDEHRWIEEFGCTRSYRDFRNGVRQYYRDHYPLTDAAKANPALNPGGGGVSRICHEPRVALAVLEQMLAPYLGGRHLRVLLEHEPVSAAMDGDKVKAVTVKDLLRNREVVLSAPYFIDASELGDLLPLTGTEHVIGAESRADTGEPQAPEKADPNDQQAVTWCFAMEHVAGEDHVIDKPANYDFWRDYVPALTPPWSGKLLDWTMSQPATLKLRELGFDPTGPGKKGVLNLFNYRRLVNPGNFRPGSYPGPVTLVNWPQNDYLPGPIIGGSAEENARHLAGSRELSLALFYWMQTEAPRPDGGTGWPGLRLRGDMTGTTHGLAKAVYVREARRILAELTVTENHVGTAARMAATGMTEKEVKAADFPDTVGIGSYRIDLHPSTSGRNYVDFAALPFQIPLGALIPRRVENLIAANKNIGTTHLTNGCYRLHPVEWNIGEAAGALVAHAVAAKVPPRQVRNDKKHLAEYQERLTARGVELRWPESVVPS, encoded by the coding sequence ATGCACCTGAAACGCCGACATTTCCTGAAGTCCACCGCCGCCGCAGCCCTGCCGCTTTTTACCTGGGCACCGTGGCTGGCGGCACAACAGAAGGAGACCGCGTCCGAGTGGCATGCGGACGTGGTCATCATCGGTGGCGGCATGGGTGGCTGTGCGGCGGCGCTGGCGGCGTGCGAGGCGGGGCTGCGCGTGATTATGACGGAGCCGACGGACTGGATCGGCGGGCAGTTGACATCGCAGTGCGTGCCGCCGGACGAGCATCGGTGGATCGAGGAGTTCGGCTGCACGCGGAGCTACCGGGACTTCCGCAACGGGGTGCGGCAGTACTACCGGGACCACTATCCGCTGACAGATGCGGCGAAGGCGAACCCGGCGCTGAACCCGGGCGGCGGCGGGGTCTCCCGGATCTGCCATGAGCCGCGCGTGGCGCTGGCGGTGCTGGAGCAGATGCTGGCCCCGTACCTGGGCGGCCGCCACCTGCGGGTGCTGCTGGAGCATGAGCCGGTGTCCGCGGCGATGGACGGGGACAAGGTGAAGGCGGTGACGGTGAAGGACCTGCTGCGGAACCGGGAGGTGGTGCTTTCCGCGCCGTATTTCATCGATGCGTCGGAGCTGGGCGACCTGCTGCCGCTGACGGGGACGGAACACGTCATCGGCGCGGAGTCACGCGCGGACACGGGGGAGCCGCAGGCGCCGGAGAAGGCGGACCCGAACGACCAGCAGGCGGTGACGTGGTGCTTCGCGATGGAACACGTCGCGGGGGAAGACCATGTCATCGACAAGCCGGCGAACTATGATTTCTGGCGGGACTATGTGCCGGCGCTGACGCCGCCGTGGTCCGGCAAGCTGCTGGACTGGACGATGAGCCAGCCCGCGACGCTCAAACTGCGGGAGCTGGGATTCGACCCGACGGGACCGGGGAAAAAGGGCGTGCTGAATCTTTTCAACTACCGGCGGTTGGTGAACCCGGGGAACTTCAGGCCGGGCAGCTACCCCGGCCCGGTGACGCTGGTGAACTGGCCGCAGAATGACTACCTGCCGGGACCGATCATCGGCGGCAGTGCGGAGGAAAACGCGCGCCACCTGGCGGGCAGCCGTGAGCTGAGCTTGGCCCTTTTCTACTGGATGCAGACGGAGGCGCCGCGCCCGGACGGCGGCACGGGTTGGCCGGGGCTGCGGCTGCGCGGGGACATGACCGGGACGACGCACGGCCTGGCAAAGGCGGTGTACGTGCGGGAGGCGCGGCGCATCCTGGCGGAGCTGACGGTGACGGAGAACCACGTGGGCACGGCGGCGAGGATGGCGGCGACGGGGATGACGGAGAAGGAGGTGAAGGCGGCGGATTTCCCGGACACGGTGGGCATCGGAAGCTACCGGATCGACCTGCACCCGAGCACGAGCGGACGGAACTACGTGGACTTCGCCGCGCTGCCGTTCCAGATCCCGCTGGGCGCGCTGATCCCGCGGCGGGTGGAGAACCTCATCGCCGCGAACAAGAACATCGGCACGACGCACCTGACGAACGGCTGCTACCGCCTGCACCCGGTGGAGTGGAACATCGGCGAGGCGGCGGGCGCGCTGGTGGCGCACGCGGTGGCCGCGAAGGTGCCACCAAGGCAGGTACGGAATGACAAGAAGCACCTGGCGGAGTATCAGGAAAGGCTGACCGCGCGTGGCGTGGAGCTGCGCTGGCCGGAGTCCGTGGTGCCGTCTTGA
- a CDS encoding DUF3601 domain-containing protein — protein MSRFNAFTIPPGTYRVIRDFVDFDGTNHPPGETWRYLSHSFLPYDAGLTLFIQRDGADRGIRLQDYPEEQGPIIDNFHEYIERVGE, from the coding sequence ATGTCCCGTTTCAACGCCTTCACCATTCCGCCCGGCACCTACCGGGTCATCCGCGACTTCGTGGACTTCGACGGCACCAACCATCCCCCCGGCGAGACGTGGCGCTACCTTTCGCACAGCTTCCTGCCCTACGATGCCGGGCTGACCCTCTTCATCCAGCGCGACGGAGCCGACCGTGGCATCCGCCTCCAGGACTACCCCGAGGAGCAAGGCCCCATCATCGACAACTTCCACGAATACATCGAGCGGGTGGGGGAGTGA
- a CDS encoding protein adenylyltransferase SelO codes for MSSPESAPADPSTPSGPGGWRLEHTYAALPEDLHQSILPTPVEAPELVILNRPLAIALGLDPDALAENATDFLSGNVPPPGAAPLAQAYAGHQYGNFTNLGDGRAILLGEQIAPDGNRHDIQLKGPGRTRYSRGGDGRAALGPMLREYLISEAMQALGIPTTRSLAVVATGEAVHRQDGPLPGAVLTRTAASHIRVGTFQYVAATEDRTALLALTRYTLARHFPEKVGAANPALALLDGVVERQADLIARWMMVGFVHGVMNTDNMVLSGETIDYGPCAFMDTYDPATVFSSIDRRGRYAYANQPSIAGWNLARFAEAILPLIHEEQTDAINLATGSIHGFQPRYQDQWLAGMRGKLGLFGAEEDDLSLIHALLQWMADAGQDFTNTFAALSTADTHLSTDDAFTTWHTAWQARLTRQPQTLDESIALRAASNPAVIPRNHLVEHALAAATTDGDLQPFHALLEVISNPFAHGQVPELYRTPPPADGERYVTYCGT; via the coding sequence ATGAGTTCCCCAGAGTCCGCGCCCGCAGATCCATCCACCCCATCCGGCCCCGGTGGCTGGCGGCTGGAGCACACCTACGCCGCGCTCCCTGAGGATCTCCACCAGTCCATCCTGCCCACCCCTGTGGAGGCCCCGGAGCTGGTCATCCTCAACCGCCCGCTGGCCATCGCGCTCGGCCTCGATCCCGATGCCCTCGCGGAAAACGCCACCGACTTCCTTTCCGGGAACGTCCCGCCGCCCGGCGCCGCCCCGCTCGCCCAGGCCTACGCCGGCCACCAGTACGGGAACTTCACCAACCTCGGCGATGGCCGCGCCATCCTTCTTGGCGAGCAGATCGCGCCGGACGGCAACCGCCATGACATCCAGCTCAAAGGCCCCGGCCGCACCCGCTACTCCCGTGGCGGGGACGGCCGCGCCGCGCTCGGCCCCATGCTGAGGGAGTACCTCATCAGCGAGGCCATGCAGGCGCTTGGCATCCCCACCACCCGCAGCCTCGCCGTCGTTGCTACGGGGGAGGCCGTACACCGCCAGGACGGCCCGCTGCCCGGTGCCGTCCTCACCCGCACCGCCGCCAGCCACATCCGCGTCGGCACCTTCCAGTACGTCGCCGCCACGGAAGACAGGACCGCCCTGCTGGCCCTCACCCGCTACACCCTCGCCCGCCATTTCCCGGAGAAAGTGGGCGCCGCGAACCCCGCGCTCGCCCTGCTCGATGGAGTCGTCGAGCGCCAGGCGGACCTCATCGCCCGCTGGATGATGGTCGGCTTCGTCCACGGCGTCATGAACACCGACAACATGGTCCTCTCCGGAGAGACCATCGACTACGGCCCGTGCGCCTTCATGGACACGTATGACCCCGCCACCGTCTTCAGCTCCATCGACCGCCGCGGCCGCTACGCCTACGCCAACCAGCCCTCCATCGCCGGGTGGAACCTCGCCCGCTTCGCCGAAGCCATCCTTCCCCTCATCCATGAGGAACAGACGGACGCCATCAATCTGGCCACCGGCTCCATCCACGGCTTCCAGCCCCGCTATCAGGACCAGTGGCTCGCCGGCATGCGCGGAAAGCTCGGCCTCTTCGGCGCGGAGGAAGACGACCTCTCCCTCATCCACGCCCTCCTCCAGTGGATGGCGGATGCGGGGCAGGACTTCACCAACACCTTCGCCGCCCTCTCCACAGCGGACACCCACCTCTCCACCGACGATGCCTTCACCACCTGGCACACCGCCTGGCAGGCACGCCTCACCCGCCAGCCGCAGACGTTGGACGAATCCATCGCCCTCCGCGCCGCCAGCAACCCCGCCGTCATCCCGCGCAACCACCTCGTCGAACACGCCCTCGCCGCCGCCACCACCGATGGCGATCTCCAGCCCTTCCACGCCCTCCTGGAAGTCATCTCAAACCCCTTCGCCCACGGGCAGGTCCCCGAACTCTACCGCACCCCGCCCCCCGCCGATGGCGAAAGATACGTCACCTACTGCGGCACCTGA
- a CDS encoding ribbon-helix-helix protein, CopG family, with protein MKQNCKTSVALCEDEVAILDATARRLGISRSEVMRHLILYSGMVGGDFPLTSRILALPHKDRERVIGEIRTRAEAGNPAKPQSFRQWVKDTVGKADEAAVEKTGEALLKELLEMAK; from the coding sequence ATGAAACAGAACTGCAAAACCTCCGTCGCCCTCTGTGAGGATGAAGTCGCCATCCTCGACGCCACCGCCCGCCGCCTGGGCATCTCCCGTTCGGAAGTCATGCGCCACCTCATCCTCTACAGCGGCATGGTCGGCGGGGACTTCCCGCTCACCTCCCGCATCCTCGCCCTCCCGCACAAGGACCGGGAGCGCGTCATCGGCGAGATCCGCACCCGCGCCGAGGCCGGCAACCCCGCCAAGCCCCAATCCTTCCGCCAGTGGGTCAAGGACACCGTCGGCAAAGCCGACGAAGCCGCCGTCGAAAAAACCGGCGAAGCCCTCCTCAAGGAACTCCTCGAAATGGCGAAATGA
- a CDS encoding 3'-5' exonuclease — protein sequence MTPTTTPPPAPSLKPSSVRKSPHHILLDIEALGVRPGSAIVQLGAVAFCPRTGALLGEAFHRHMLPHAKLHTELRTLHWHTERGTWPPAPPAEPVTLEEALAEFCRWVDDTGRPHTWWSWGSTYDFPLLDAACHALGREAPWAYWQTACARTVWRMAFPYGKTAPRPHHALEDSIAAVKDLYLALGEMKPPKGE from the coding sequence ATGACCCCCACCACCACTCCTCCGCCTGCTCCTTCCTTGAAACCATCGTCTGTTAGAAAATCCCCCCACCACATCCTGCTGGACATCGAGGCGCTGGGGGTGCGGCCCGGCAGCGCGATCGTGCAACTGGGTGCGGTGGCGTTCTGCCCGCGCACTGGGGCTCTGCTGGGGGAGGCGTTCCACCGCCACATGCTCCCGCACGCGAAGCTGCACACGGAGCTGCGGACGCTACACTGGCACACGGAGCGCGGGACGTGGCCGCCCGCGCCTCCGGCGGAGCCGGTGACGCTGGAGGAGGCGCTGGCGGAGTTCTGCCGCTGGGTGGACGACACGGGCCGCCCGCATACGTGGTGGTCCTGGGGCAGCACCTACGACTTTCCGCTGCTGGACGCGGCGTGCCACGCGCTGGGCCGCGAAGCCCCGTGGGCCTACTGGCAGACGGCCTGCGCTAGGACGGTGTGGCGGATGGCGTTCCCCTACGGAAAGACGGCGCCACGGCCGCACCACGCGCTGGAGGACTCCATCGCCGCGGTGAAGGATCTTTACCTGGCGCTGGGGGAGATGAAGCCCCCGAAGGGGGAGTGA
- a CDS encoding PEP-CTERM sorting domain-containing protein, with amino-acid sequence MKSLSRFISFAPLAAVCLSSADAAILLTDNFTDGNLTGGTDNSGIAWYARSGNATLGIANDPSPGFGTGNALVMERAGAGTIVNRGIIGVLTNGITLSNPGDTVTLSFSFRFTTTASSTSPFSDTEGFTFGFYNSNGTPVSANGSSASDNDLGYRAEFGSGTDSWVGIAREANFTTAAGGVGTGTDGVQMTVVDPVAVSIGDFLPRTGSITLTYNSPTDMGISVSYNGNVVGTATNNAPITTFDEVVFSQGGGNGFLLDNVVVTSNVPEPGSVALMALGGVLCAAGYRRRK; translated from the coding sequence ATGAAAAGCCTGTCCCGATTCATTTCCTTCGCGCCGCTCGCGGCGGTGTGCCTTTCGTCCGCTGATGCGGCGATCCTGTTGACGGATAATTTCACGGATGGAAACCTGACGGGAGGCACGGACAACAGCGGCATCGCGTGGTACGCCCGGAGCGGTAACGCGACGCTGGGCATTGCCAATGATCCGAGCCCGGGCTTCGGCACAGGGAACGCGCTGGTGATGGAACGCGCGGGGGCAGGAACGATCGTGAACCGCGGGATCATCGGGGTCCTCACGAACGGAATCACACTTTCCAATCCGGGGGACACGGTGACGCTGAGCTTCAGCTTCCGTTTCACCACGACGGCCAGCTCCACCTCTCCGTTCAGCGATACGGAGGGTTTCACGTTCGGCTTCTACAACTCGAACGGCACGCCGGTTTCCGCCAACGGCAGCTCGGCATCCGACAATGATCTCGGCTACCGGGCGGAGTTCGGCTCTGGCACGGACTCCTGGGTGGGGATCGCGAGGGAAGCGAACTTTACGACCGCCGCCGGTGGCGTGGGAACCGGCACGGACGGGGTGCAGATGACGGTGGTGGATCCGGTGGCGGTGTCCATCGGGGACTTCCTGCCGCGCACGGGGTCGATCACGCTGACCTACAACTCCCCGACGGACATGGGGATCTCCGTGAGCTACAACGGGAACGTGGTGGGGACGGCCACGAACAACGCGCCGATCACGACGTTCGACGAGGTGGTCTTTTCCCAGGGCGGCGGCAATGGCTTCCTGCTGGATAACGTGGTGGTGACGTCCAATGTGCCGGAGCCGGGATCCGTGGCGCTGATGGCGCTGGGTGGCGTGCTGTGCGCGGCGGGCTACCGCAGACGGAAGTGA